A region from the Ptychodera flava strain L36383 chromosome 12, AS_Pfla_20210202, whole genome shotgun sequence genome encodes:
- the LOC139145658 gene encoding kelch-like protein 3 isoform X1: MWKNSEMCDVVLDIGTEQIPAHRVVLASLSPFFQTLFSTSVGVSSKRRQKTIKLQECEPLAAKVLVEFAYTRKLQVDSCNVQGLLSAASFLQLHKVKEACAAHLANELCPYNCIGISVFADFHDLGNLKRTADKMAIRHFPHVVEGGELMDAPFHSHLLPLLRRKSVTNAFPVQLFEAVLSWLERDMISREKHLREILKYLPIARIPPNYMKEVLLPNHRDVIQRRIVQNKIAKAKQTTNSPDEVGDNKPSTSKDFVQKTRTENDGDLEICKALDRVSDKDPCDSKRSKLSSEEDSDFQKVVSSPFGLIIPLVDGFDSSSSTSVCSFQFTECGKMYKRGTRSLDHKLFLNSIVQTANSLLSVGGIEQERYSFATYKAEKCVSKEYCFLVGPTCRDQGKRFVAIDIYSGKEDDLPRLKFARLDLGSALYNGRIYAVGGGMIHPDNSAESGSATDVDPSSVECFDLEGGASTWNIVHSMAHPRDSTRAAVIANRLFAVGGGISVVNKCTTPEQSKSETESDICFSFPSLKKFKRETESYNVSYTSLNVVEAYDHRTGQWTEMAPLQTARRGHGLVAYDERLYCAGGYDGNKCLDSVECYEPRMNRWYSVASLQTPRHGVALGVVNGTLYAVGGNSDYDKLISGDVDLTTCPLFEMYDPWLDSWKTVERFSDTSYASIFREQSCYCTSATSSFCNLRKKVTKTTSIGSRSVIVPRYSPRSWSSFRSVINPRKEIDF, translated from the coding sequence ATGTGGAAAAACAGTGAAATGTGTGACGTTGTCCTTGATATAGGAACAGAGCAAATACCTGCTCATCGGGTAGTGCTAGCGTCGCTTAGCCCATTCTTCCAAACTCTTTTCTCGACATCAGTAGGTGTCTCTTCTAAGCGCAGACAGAAAACAATCAAATTACAAGAGTGTGAACCTCTTGCAGCAAAGGTGTTAGTTGAGTTTGCTTACACTAGGAAGTTACAGGTCGATTCCTGTAACGTCCAAGGACTTCTGTCCGCAGCAAGCTTCCTTCAGCTACATAAAGTGAAGGAGGCATGTGCTGCGCATCTTGCCAATGAATTATGTCCCTACAATTGTATTGGGATATCAGTGTTTGCCGATTTTCATGATTTAGGCAATCTAAAGCGAACGGCCGACAAGATGGCGATCAGACATTTTCCACATGTTGTGGAAGGTGGAGAACTTATGGATGCACCATTTCATTCTCATCTGCTGCCATTACTCCGACGAAAGTCTGTTACAAATGCCTTTCCTGTCCAATTATTTGAGGCTGTTCTGTCTTGGCTCGAGCGAGATATGATAAGTAGAGAAAAACACTTGCGGGAAATCCTAAAATATCTCCCTATAGCAAGAATACCACCAAACTACATGAAGGAAGTACTACTACCAAACCACAGAGATGTTATACAGAGGCGAATCGTTCAAAATAAGATTGCAAAAGCTAAACAGACTACAAACAGTCCTGACGAAGTTGGTGATAACAAACCAAGTACCTCAAAGGACTTTGTACAGAAGACACGTACTGAAAACGATGGAGACTTAGAAATTTGTAAAGCTTTGGACAGAGTGTCTGATAAAGATCCCTGTGACAGTAAACGTTCAAAGCTGAGCTCTGAAGAAGATTCTGACTTCCAAAAGGTTGTATCATCGCCCTTTGGATTAATCATTCCACTGGTTGATGGATTTGATAGCTCTTCATCCACATCTGTTTGCTCCTTTCAGTTTACAGAATgtggaaaaatgtacaaacgAGGAACACGTTCCCTAGACCATAAGCTGTTCTTGAATTCTATAGTTCAGACAGCAAACTCGTTGCTTTCTGTTGGGGGCATAGAACAGGAACGTTATTCCTTTGCCACTTACAAAGCAGAGAAATGTGTCAGCAAAGAATACTGTTTCTTAGTAGGCCCAACATGTCGCGATCAAGGGAAACGTTTTGTTGCTATTGATATATACAGTGGAAAAGAAGACGATCTTCCACGACTGAAGTTTGCTCGTTTGGATCTTGGTTCTGCTTTGTATAATGGTCGCATTTATGCGGTCGGTGGAGGCATGATTCATCCAGATAATTCAGCGGAGAGTGGATCAGCTACCGACGTTGATCCTAGTAGTGTTGAATGCTTTGATTTAGAAGGCGGTGCGTCTACATGGAATATTGTGCATTCAATGGCCCATCCACGTGACTCCACTAGGGCGGCGGTCATTGCAAATCGATTGTTTGCTGTTGGTGGAGGCATTAGTGTGGTCAATAAGTGCACTACCCCTGAGCAGTCTAAATCAGAAACGGAGTCAGATATTTGCTTTAGCTTTCCATCTCTAAAGAAATTTAAACGTGAAACAGAATCATACAACGTCTCCTACACGTCTTTGAATGTTGTAGAGGCTTATGATCATAGAACAGGGCAGTGGACAGAAATGGCTCCTCTGCAGACTGCTCGTCGTGGTCACGGTCTGGTCGCCTATGATGAACGGCTTTACTGTGCTGGGGGGTACGATGGCAATAAATGCCTAGATAGTGTAGAATGCTACGAGCCGAGAATGAATCGTTGGTATTCTGTGGCATCTCTCCAAACGCCCAGACATGGCGTTGCTCTTGGTGTAGTGAACGGTACCTTGTATGCAGTTGGCGGTAATAGTGACTATGACAAACTGATTTCAGGTGACGTTGATCTCACCACATGTCCATTATTTGAGATGTACGACCCATGGCTTGACAGCTGGAAAACTGTCGAGCGATTTTCGGACACTTCATACGCAAGCATCTTTCGTGAGCAGAGTTGTTATTGTACTTCCGCTACGTCATCATTTTGTAATTTAAGGAAAAAAGTCACCAAAACTACTTCTATTGGCTCCCGTAGCGTGATTGTTCCTAGATATTCTCCAAGATCATGGTCGAGTTTCCGATCAGTGATAAATCCACggaaagaaattgatttctga